Genomic segment of Bacteroidota bacterium:
CGGTTCCGGAAGTTACATCACCAAAATATAATTCAAGTGTCCAAAGAACACCAGGAATTTCTGTATCCTGAATATTGTAATATCCTGATTTTCCATCAGGAACATACATTTGCCATTCTAAGCGGTAGGTTCCGGTAGTTTTATTGCCGAGTTTTAAAATAACATCGGTAGTTCCACCTTCAGGAATTAAAACAGAGTTATCACCAGAAAAAGATTCTTCATCACTTACGATTCCGTCTTCGGTAGTACCTTCAACACCACTCCATGTTGACCACCAATCGGCATAAGGTCCAACATAATCACCTACATCATAAGTATCGATATTGTCGCAAAATATTGCACCCGGAATTGCGCAAGGTTCAGCACCAACAATTTCAGTATATAAAATATCATCAAGGTATAATCTGTTTGTAGCGCTTGCAGAATAAAAGTCAACGCCACCAAGATTACCATTATATACATCACTTAAAGCTAAAACACCATCAATATACACTTCAATGGTATTAGCATCAAGATCAACCAAATGTTCCACTTTAAACCATTGATCAACAGGATAAGTAAAAGTTGGTCCGGCCGCAGGAACGGTAAATTCACCTGTTCCTTCTGTTACATCACCAAAATATAATTCGAGGTTCCATGCAACACCGGGAACTTCCGTTTCCTGAATATTATAATATCCCATTTTACCGGAAGGCACATACATTTGCCATTCAAGGCGATAATTTCCGCTGCTTGCATTGCCTAATTTTAAAATTACATCTGTGGTTCCTCCTTCCGGAATTAACACAGAATTTTCACCCGCATAAGCGTATTCATTACTAACAATTCCATCTTCGGCAGTACCTTCCACACCACTCCATGTAGTCCACCAATCGGCATAAGGTCCAACATAATCGCCTGCGGTATAAGTATCAATATTATCGCAGAAAATTGCACCTGGAATAGCACAAGGTTCGGGTATAACTGCTTCGATCAATAATATATCATCAAGGTATAATCTGTTAGTAGCGCTTGCAGAATAAAAGTCAACGCCACCAAGATTCCCATTATACACATCACTTAAAGCTAAAACACCATCAATATAAACTTCAATGGTATTAGCATCGAGGTTAACTAAATGTTCCACTTTAAACCATTGATCAACAGGATAAGTAAAAGTTGGTCCGGCCGCAGGAACGGTAAATTCACCTGTTCCTTCTGTTACATCACCAAAATATAATTCGAGGTTCCATGCAACACCGGGAACTTCCGTTTCCTGAATATTATAATATCCCATTTTACCCGAAGGCACATACATTTGCCATTCGAGGCGATAATTTCCGCTGCTCAGATCACCAAGTTTAAGAATAACATCGGTAACTCCACCTTCGGGAATTAACACAGAATTTTCACCTGTATAAGCATATTCATCACTAACAATTCCATCTTCTGCAGTTCCTTCCACTCCGCTCCATGTAGACCACCAATCGGCATAAGGTCCAACATAATCGCCTGCGGTATAAGTATCGATATTATCGCAGAATATTGCATCCGGAATTGCACAAGCTTCAGCAGGAAGCACTTCCGACAATAATACATCGTCAATATAATATTTGTTATTCGCATCTATGGAATAAAAATCGATCGCACCGATATTACCCATATAAACATCAGTAAATACCAATGATCCGTTAACATAAACTTCCATAACATCAGCATCAAGGTCGATAATATGTTCCACTAAGAACCAATCGGCAACAGGGTAAGAGAAAGTTGGTCCGCCGATAGGAATGGAAATGATACCATCACCTGATGGTGCTGGAACTCCAACAGCACTAAGGCCGAAAAGTAATTCGAGATTCCAGGCAACTCCAGGAACTTCAGATTCCTGAATATTGTAATAACCGGTTTTTGCATCCGGAACATACATTTGCCATTCCAGGCGCCATTTTCCTGAACTTAGATCACCCAATTTCAGGATGATATCATTTACTCCGCCTTCAGAAACGAGCATGGAATTAGATCCTGAATATGCCTGATCAGTGCTTATCACACCATCTTCTGCTCCGCCTTCCACGCCACTCCAGGTAGTCCACCAACTGGCCCCGGGACCAAGAGGATCACCTGCAGTATAAGCATCAAAATTGTCACAAAGGGTTGCTCCCGCTATCATACAGGGCGGGTCGATCTGCGAAAAGACAGCATTAGTGCTGCCCAGCATGATCAGTAGTAAGAAATTTGTAAGTATAGTTTTTCTCATAACACTTGTATTTTATTTAAAATTAACAGTTTAAGTTAAAAAATCAAAATTAACGTTAATTTTTTGTTAGAAAAGGAGAGAGGAGAGAGGAGAAAGGAGAAAGGAGTTTAAATTTCTTGCGAAATTTTACCAATTCCCACCGTTTGTTTTCCTATGTCCTAAGTCGTATGTCCTAAGTCATATGTCCTAAGTCATATTTCCTATGTCAAAAAATTTATAAAATCTAAGCAGAAACATTTTTTTACGGAAATAAACTTCTTAAAGGAAGATGATAAAATATTTAAAAATAATTCCCAAATAAAAATATAAGTGTGTTAACCGCTTATAAGCGATTAAAAGCGTTTAAAGGGTTGTCAGATAAACTTTTAAACAATTGTTTTTCTAAAAATAGCAATTTTTGAGCGCTAACAATTGCATTAACTGCGCAGGTAAATTAAACGATTATTAACAGGCAATTACAAATACAAATATTTTAGCATTAAATATTTTGTTATGCCCGAAAAAAACAAACCCGCAATTACGCACGACGACGATCTGCGAGCGGAAAATGAAGTAAAAAAATTAAAACTCGAAATGGAATTCGGCGCTCAATTCGGATTGAATTCCACAGCGCTTCCACCGGAAGTGGAAAAACAATTTTTAGATAATGTACTTGCATTTGAAAAACAATATGCAGAAAGAGTGCAGATAAAGTTGTTTGATTATATCGGAAGACCGGATTGTAT
This window contains:
- a CDS encoding T9SS type A sorting domain-containing protein, with the protein product MRKTILTNFLLLIMLGSTNAVFSQIDPPCMIAGATLCDNFDAYTAGDPLGPGASWWTTWSGVEGGAEDGVISTDQAYSGSNSMLVSEGGVNDIILKLGDLSSGKWRLEWQMYVPDAKTGYYNIQESEVPGVAWNLELLFGLSAVGVPAPSGDGIISIPIGGPTFSYPVADWFLVEHIIDLDADVMEVYVNGSLVFTDVYMGNIGAIDFYSIDANNKYYIDDVLLSEVLPAEACAIPDAIFCDNIDTYTAGDYVGPYADWWSTWSGVEGTAEDGIVSDEYAYTGENSVLIPEGGVTDVILKLGDLSSGNYRLEWQMYVPSGKMGYYNIQETEVPGVAWNLELYFGDVTEGTGEFTVPAAGPTFTYPVDQWFKVEHLVNLDANTIEVYIDGVLALSDVYNGNLGGVDFYSASATNRLYLDDILLIEAVIPEPCAIPGAIFCDNIDTYTAGDYVGPYADWWTTWSGVEGTAEDGIVSNEYAYAGENSVLIPEGGTTDVILKLGNASSGNYRLEWQMYVPSGKMGYYNIQETEVPGVAWNLELYFGDVTEGTGEFTVPAAGPTFTYPVDQWFKVEHLVDLDANTIEVYIDGVLALSDVYNGNLGGVDFYSASATNRLYLDDILYTEIVGAEPCAIPGAIFCDNIDTYDVGDYVGPYADWWSTWSGVEGTTEDGIVSDEESFSGDNSVLIPEGGTTDVILKLGNKTTGTYRLEWQMYVPDGKSGYYNIQDTEIPGVLWTLELYFGDVTSGTGEFTVPVGGPTFSYPVDQWFKVEHLVDLDANTIEVIINGVSVLSDVYTANLGGVDFYSTGAVNRLFLDDILFIEEAGTPTTYYQDADGDGFGNAAVFIDVIGDPPAGYVADNTDCDDTNAAIYPGATEIENDLDDDCDGQIDDGVIAIEDLNAHLVFMNIYPVASNGIFTLEIINTSLENNTSLNIYNSAGQLVYNETMVAANGKIVKQINIENNASGIYQVQLISGTDVLNKQVVIQK